ACAACAACACACAGAAACCCACAACCTAGTTTGTTAACAACCAAAGAAGAGAAAGCTAATGAACcttttttttgagattataCCCGGATTGCAAACTCTTGTGAATCCTGCCATAGAACTCCTTGTTCAAATTCTGATACCCATTTCTTAAAAAGCCTGAACCCACACAATTCCGACAACAGTAGTAGTTGtaacatgttaaaaaaaaaaaatgtaataaatcaGTTTCGTccgattaaaaaatcaaaactttagaacagattaagaagaaaaaaagaaacgaaCTTGAAGATTGAGGCTTCAACCCAGAGTAAAGCTTGATGCTACAgctacaattaaaaaaaaaaaagaccatatGAAACAATCAGATGCAAAGTGTGTCTGTGTATAGAGAGAAATTGGAGACAAGGGGGGCATGTAAAGATTTTAGAGAATCTAAGATTACCACGGACTCAGAGATGACTGGTGAAGGGTTGTGTTAAATGAGACCGCCATGGTCGTCGAGCGAGTGTTGTTAGAGAGAGCCCCAACACTGtcttttgtgttttttctctttattaaCAAAGGGGAAAATTACAGATTGGGTGAGGAAGATGGGATGGTTTTCTGAGAGATATCAGTTATATTGGTTTACTTTAACCGATTGGTTTACATAATCAATtgtaatttagttatttttactTGGTTACTGGGACAACAAACGAGACTTCTTTCAACTTCCTGAACATGTTTCTGTCTCTGTAATCAGAATTTCATAACCCTTGGATCATTTGACGGTTCAGATGCAAATATCTTAATCCGGTTTAAAACTTAACCGGTTCACTTTCCATTGCACAGTACTACTGTACACTTGTGGGGTAATCGAAGTGGAAGATCATAAATGTTATGAATCAAAACCAGGTTACACTAAACAAGACATTTGACTATTTGAGTCCAAATTCTCAAACTAAACTAACAGTAAAACAACTGGTGTATAGCCTGATTTGGTTTGAGAAAACAGACAGAGAGACAAGTCTCAAAATCATCTTTCCCTTCCCAACAGAGCAGTATTCTGTCCAactaatcaaaacaaaaccagaGAAAATAGACTCTGATTATTTGACACGAGTCTCCCATTATAAGAGCATACGAGAAATCTAATCGAATCTTACACAAGACAGACGATATCTTATAATCtgaccccaaaaaaaaagaaaaaacattttgatGGATGGATGGGGTGGGACTGGGGGTGTGACGTATTATTTAAGTAGGCTTCTCGTAAGAGTTTTGATCACGAAACTCAGCAACAGCGCTGCGGATCATCTGCTCAACATGAGGCTGCACAAACAGGTGAGTACTATCAAGTACGTGAATAATGAACTTCTGAGACGATGGCATCGAATTGTTCATGTTCACTATGAACTGTGCCATCGGAATATCgctgcaaaacaaaaaagagagaaaactgttataaaaaaattgtgttaAATGATGAATGTTGCCAAGATGTTGGTTGAGAAGGAGGAGTACCAGGTGATGAACACTCCTTTGATGGCATTAACCATTTGAGAGTTTCTctgaaacaacaacaaaagaaaaccaaaccTATTGAATAAATCTGTGGTTCATTCTTAATCATCAGAAACGTC
The Raphanus sativus cultivar WK10039 chromosome 1, ASM80110v3, whole genome shotgun sequence DNA segment above includes these coding regions:
- the LOC108861043 gene encoding general transcription and DNA repair factor IIH subunit TFB5 produces the protein MVNAIKGVFITCDIPMAQFIVNMNNSMPSSQKFIIHVLDSTHLFVQPHVEQMIRSAVAEFRDQNSYEKPT